One Dermacentor silvarum isolate Dsil-2018 chromosome 10, BIME_Dsil_1.4, whole genome shotgun sequence genomic window carries:
- the LOC119466643 gene encoding alpha-(1,3)-fucosyltransferase C: MASSSAPRGCGPRSPAKARSGGNLAPPSVHAQPARHPVTATSDPASFTIHRPVQVAPVMMPTQRKVLVFALVTTCTSLYLMQSRYLRMPELKGTLLRGLSCPIFNSPNNSNVTRCLPRIMMWTKFFRNWYGPLNDTRIGEVLLEKCTAKCFVTNDPRLMQYSDAIVFHVPNLNMTDLPQKRFSWQKWIFHVMEAPPNTNFTDFNLTHGVFNWTMTYRKDSDVYVPSGRIVHREAVATNTKRDLKALWKSKKKTAVWMVSDCFTNGGRERFVAQLKKYIKVDVYGACGRHKCPKSRGDSCYVDFERTYFFALAFENSICADYITEKFYNALKYDIVPVVFGGANYSHIAPNHSFIDALSFESPKDLAKYLIKLSKNYTEYATYLTWKDSYDIVPWRRRYCELCTKLHSRVERQRLSSYGDIGAWWFGKGRCRSWVSGAHG; this comes from the coding sequence GACCCTGCTTCGTTCACCATTCACCGGCCAGTTCAAGTGGCACCTGTCATGATGCCTACACAGCGGAAGGTTTTAGTCTTTGCGTTGGTAACCACGTGCACGTCACTGTATTTGATGCAGAGCAGATATCTTAGAATGCCGGAGCTGAAGGGCACCTTGCTGAGGGGTCTTTCTTGCCCTATCTTCAACTCACCAAACAACAGCAATGTGACACGGTGTTTGCCACGGATCATGATGTGGACCAAATTCTTTAGAAATTGGTACGGGCCACTCAACGATACCAGAATCGGCGAAGTATTGCTCGAGAAATGCACAGCCAAATGCTTCGTCACAAACGACCCACGTCTGATGCAATATAGCGACGCTATCGTCTTCCATGTGCCCAACCTCAATATGACGGATCTCCCCCAGAAGCGCTTCAGCTGGCAGAAATGGATCTTCCACGTGATGGAAGCGCCGCCAAACACCAACTTCACGGACTTCAACCTCACGCACGGCGTGTTTAACTGGACCATGACGTATAGAAAAGACTCTGACGTCTACGTGCCCTCCGGTAGGATTGTACATCGCGAGGCCGTCGCTACGAATACGAAGAGAGATTTGAAGGCCCTCTGGAAGTCTAAGAAAAAAACCGCCGTGTGGATGGTCAGCGACTGCTTCACTAACGGCGGGAGGGAACGCTTCGTCGCTCAACTTAAGAAATACATCAAAGTTGATGTGTACGGCGCCTGTGGCCGTCACAAGTGCCCGAAATCCCGAGGTGATTCCTGTTACGTGGACTTCGAGCGCACCTACTTCTTCGCACTTGCCTTCGAGAACTCGATATGCGCGGATTACATCACCGAGAAGTTCTATAACGCGCTCAAGTATGACATCGTACCAGTTGTGTTCGGTGGGGCCAATTACAGCCATATCGCGCCAAACCATTCTTTCATTGACGCCCTCTCGTTTGAATCACCCAAGGATCTCGCCAAGTATCTTATAAAACTATCAAAGAACTACACAGAGTACGCCACTTATTTAACCTGGAAAGATAGCTATGATATCGTTCCGTGGCGCCGCCGATACTGCGAGCTTTGCACAAAGTTGCACAGTCGTGTCGAACGTCAGAGGCTTTCGTCGTACGGCGACATAGGAGCCTGGTGGTTTGGAAAAGGCCGTTGCCGCAGTTGGGTGTCGGGAGCACACGGTTAA